A part of Candidatus Bathyarchaeota archaeon genomic DNA contains:
- the lysS gene encoding lysine--tRNA ligase, producing the protein MSEKIIGRGTWYDKMAAKIIERERRLGRSLDLIRTEMGLGASGFPHIGSLGDAARSYAVTLALREQGYRSELIAFCDDKDGLRKVPVGLPKTLEKYIGFPVTDIPDPFKCHDSYGRHMSSLLLEALDKCGVEYRYISAKDAYEKGLLNNEIHTILLNAKRVGEIVKQEVGQERYTEVLPYFPVCENCGRIYTTKSIEYLPKENKVLYICEGMEIKGRWIEGCGYKGEVDVTKGMGKLSWKGEFAARWKALDIRFEAYGKDIADSVRVNDRISREVLGYEPPAHARYEMFLDKSGRKISKSTGNVFTPQVWFKYGSPQSLMLLMLKRFVGTRTLDVTDIPAYMNELDYLEDVYFGKKTIPDKKELAKLKGLYEYCWLLKPPKQQSIHVPYNMLIYLAKIAPKDKKIEFITEKLRTYGYLQKGQQPDENLKKRMEYALNWARDFEEIRETTITLKPEEKNAIKELIETLKTETEPEKIQNAIFNTAKKHDIPPPEFFKTLYTILLGTPQGPRLGPYIAAMGKQNVINALQRTINQT; encoded by the coding sequence ATGAGTGAGAAAATAATCGGCCGTGGGACATGGTATGACAAAATGGCGGCAAAAATCATCGAAAGAGAACGTAGGCTAGGCAGAAGCTTAGACTTAATCCGAACTGAAATGGGACTTGGCGCCTCCGGGTTTCCTCATATTGGAAGCTTAGGCGACGCTGCGCGTTCTTATGCTGTGACTTTGGCTTTGAGGGAGCAGGGCTATCGTTCCGAACTTATAGCCTTCTGTGATGACAAGGATGGACTTCGCAAAGTACCCGTTGGATTGCCAAAAACTCTAGAAAAATATATCGGTTTCCCAGTTACGGATATCCCGGATCCCTTCAAATGCCACGACAGTTATGGTCGGCACATGAGTTCACTTTTACTTGAAGCCCTGGACAAATGTGGTGTAGAATACCGATACATTTCCGCCAAAGATGCATATGAAAAAGGCTTACTTAACAACGAGATTCACACAATCCTTTTAAACGCTAAGAGGGTTGGCGAAATCGTCAAACAAGAGGTTGGGCAAGAACGATACACTGAAGTACTGCCATATTTTCCGGTATGTGAAAACTGCGGGCGAATATACACAACCAAATCCATAGAATACTTGCCTAAAGAAAACAAGGTGCTATACATCTGCGAGGGAATGGAGATTAAAGGCCGATGGATCGAAGGATGCGGGTACAAAGGCGAGGTTGACGTAACAAAGGGCATGGGAAAGCTAAGCTGGAAAGGCGAATTCGCAGCCCGATGGAAAGCCCTAGATATAAGATTTGAAGCTTACGGCAAAGATATAGCCGACTCTGTCCGCGTCAACGATAGAATAAGCCGTGAGGTATTAGGTTACGAACCTCCAGCTCACGCCAGATACGAAATGTTTCTAGACAAAAGTGGAAGAAAAATCTCAAAATCCACCGGTAATGTTTTCACACCGCAAGTCTGGTTTAAATATGGTTCGCCCCAGTCGCTTATGCTTTTAATGCTGAAAAGGTTTGTGGGAACACGCACCCTGGACGTGACGGACATACCGGCCTACATGAATGAACTAGACTACCTAGAAGACGTATACTTTGGAAAGAAAACAATTCCAGACAAGAAGGAACTGGCGAAACTAAAAGGATTATACGAGTACTGCTGGCTCCTAAAACCGCCAAAACAGCAAAGCATACATGTCCCATACAATATGCTAATTTACCTAGCTAAAATCGCTCCAAAAGACAAAAAAATAGAGTTCATAACAGAAAAACTCCGAACCTATGGCTATCTACAGAAAGGGCAACAGCCAGACGAAAACCTCAAAAAACGAATGGAATACGCCCTAAACTGGGCAAGAGACTTCGAAGAAATCCGAGAAACAACAATAACACTAAAACCGGAAGAAAAAAACGCCATAAAAGAACTCATAGAAACCCTGAAAACCGAAACAGAACCTGAAAAAATCCAAAACGCCATATTCAACACCGCCAAAAAACACGACATCCCGCCACCAGAATTCTTCAAAACCTTATACACTATACTGCTGGGAACACCCCAAGGTCCAAGACTAGGTCCTTACATAGCCGCTATGGGCAAACAAAACGTAATAAACGCCCTACAACGAACCATAAACCAAACCTAA